Proteins co-encoded in one Gracilimonas sp. genomic window:
- a CDS encoding Dabb family protein: MIKHVVMWKLKEVAEGKTKIENAEVMKKLLEDLPNKIEELVSAEVGINILKGTGAAICDVVLTTECASEEDLKAYAAHPDHQKVVDFIKKVVKERRVVDFDDGRPVTSDQ; encoded by the coding sequence ATGATCAAACATGTAGTAATGTGGAAGCTTAAAGAAGTAGCTGAAGGTAAAACCAAAATTGAAAATGCAGAAGTGATGAAGAAACTGCTGGAAGATCTGCCCAATAAAATTGAGGAATTAGTCAGTGCGGAAGTGGGCATTAATATATTGAAAGGAACAGGTGCGGCAATTTGCGATGTGGTTTTGACAACGGAATGTGCATCTGAAGAAGATCTTAAAGCCTACGCGGCACACCCCGATCATCAGAAAGTTGTGGATTTCATCAAAAAAGTAGTGAAGGAACGAAGGGTGGTGGATTTTGACGACGGACGACCAGTGACCAGTGACCAGTGA
- a CDS encoding carboxymuconolactone decarboxylase family protein: protein MDFTIYNEENAPESAQPFLKGAKEKFGFVPNLLGEFAEAPSVLEGYLKLDEIVGNTSFSAKEQQLAILAVSIENECHYCSAIHSTILKNQLNTNEDIVTAVRNGEPLPDEKFDALVTYTRKAVQNRGHLSDADIQAFLDAGYTKQNALEINLIIALKTISNYTNHLADTPLDEAFESERMEFEPA, encoded by the coding sequence ATGGACTTTACTATTTATAATGAAGAAAACGCACCGGAATCAGCGCAACCATTTCTAAAAGGAGCAAAAGAGAAATTCGGTTTTGTACCCAATCTGCTGGGAGAATTTGCGGAAGCCCCGTCCGTACTTGAAGGCTATTTAAAACTGGATGAAATTGTAGGAAATACCAGTTTCTCAGCTAAAGAACAGCAGCTGGCTATATTAGCAGTTAGTATTGAAAACGAATGCCATTACTGTTCAGCCATCCATTCAACCATACTCAAAAACCAGTTGAATACGAATGAGGATATTGTAACAGCTGTCCGAAATGGAGAACCATTACCGGATGAAAAATTTGATGCCCTTGTTACATACACAAGAAAAGCCGTACAAAACCGCGGACACCTGTCAGATGCAGATATTCAGGCATTCCTCGATGCAGGATATACCAAACAAAATGCCCTGGAAATAAACCTGATTATTGCTCTTAAAACCATCAGTAATTACACCAACCATTTAGCAGACACCCCGTTAGATGAAGCTTTTGAATCGGAGCGCATGGAGTTTGAACCTGCGTAA
- a CDS encoding Smr/MutS family protein produces the protein MNEPDPIEVPINGVLDLHLFNPKELGDLIPDYIEACREKEIYSIRIIHGKGKGVLRRTVHNLLDRNPHVESYSLASDRSGWGATVAELAKD, from the coding sequence ATGAACGAACCTGACCCTATCGAAGTACCAATAAACGGAGTCCTTGATTTACATCTCTTCAATCCCAAAGAACTGGGAGATCTGATCCCTGATTATATAGAAGCCTGCCGGGAAAAAGAGATTTATTCAATCCGGATTATCCATGGGAAGGGAAAAGGCGTGTTGAGAAGAACCGTGCACAATTTATTGGATCGAAATCCACATGTGGAATCATATAGTCTGGCCAGCGACCGGAGTGGGTGGGGAGCAACGGTTGCTGAATTGGCTAAAGACTAA
- the hisI gene encoding phosphoribosyl-AMP cyclohydrolase: MSSINFKERKTVEQVEEGTELAPKFQEDGLIPVVTTDFESGELLMHGYMNEEAFKKTIELGEAVYYSRSRETLWHKGATSGLTQIIKEMRIDDDQDCVWLRVEVQGNGASCHVGYRSCFYRSVPTGEEFSQNDGELNFEEDEKVFDPKEVYGDAPNPTKL; the protein is encoded by the coding sequence ATGAGCAGCATTAATTTCAAAGAACGAAAAACCGTAGAACAAGTTGAAGAAGGAACCGAGCTGGCTCCTAAATTCCAGGAAGACGGACTGATTCCTGTAGTAACCACCGATTTCGAATCCGGTGAATTGCTGATGCACGGTTATATGAACGAGGAAGCCTTCAAGAAGACTATCGAATTGGGCGAAGCCGTGTATTACAGCCGAAGCCGGGAGACTTTATGGCATAAAGGCGCCACATCCGGGCTTACACAAATCATAAAAGAAATGCGTATTGATGATGACCAGGATTGTGTATGGCTGCGTGTAGAAGTGCAGGGCAATGGTGCCAGTTGTCACGTAGGATACCGCTCCTGCTTCTACCGAAGTGTGCCCACCGGCGAGGAATTTTCGCAGAACGATGGAGAGCTAAACTTTGAGGAAGACGAAAAAGTCTTTGATCCTAAAGAAGTATATGGAGATGCACCAAATCCCACCAAGCTCTGA
- the cysS gene encoding cysteine--tRNA ligase — protein MAEKGTLQLHVYNTLSRKKEPFEPLNPPHVGMYVCGPTVYGDAHLGHAKSYVSFDVVLRYLRYLGYNVRYVQNITDVGHLVDDAEEGEDKLSKQARIEKVQPMEIAEKYTYTYFRDMDALNVLRPDIAPRATGHIPEQIAMVKKLIENGHAYEVNGNVYFDVSSDKEYGKLSGRKTEDAESGTRVETASDKKSPEDFALWKKAEDKHIMKWDSPWGVGYPGWHIECSAMSTKYLGESFDIHGGGLENQFPHHECEIAQAECAHDKDFVKYWLHNNMVTLEGQKMGKSLGNAINLHEFFTGDHKLLTRAWPPEVIRFFLLQSHYRSTTDFSEEALSGAESGLKNLHSMIQTIEQTEPGDGKEFDLKSFKEAFESSMNDDFNSAQAIAILFEKLKEIRKRINDSDVPSNLDEIKVFLHSVVEEVLGIWPKEEAGGDEQLTSDLIELLIEIRKDARANKNFELSDKIRDDLSELGVQLMDGKDGTSFEIDK, from the coding sequence GTGGCTGAAAAAGGCACCCTACAACTTCACGTTTACAACACCCTCTCCCGAAAGAAAGAACCGTTTGAACCACTGAACCCGCCTCATGTGGGTATGTATGTTTGTGGTCCCACTGTGTATGGAGATGCTCACCTGGGTCATGCCAAAAGCTATGTCTCTTTTGATGTGGTGCTTCGCTATCTCCGGTATTTGGGGTATAACGTGCGCTATGTTCAGAACATCACGGATGTTGGTCATTTAGTGGATGACGCTGAAGAAGGTGAAGACAAACTTAGCAAGCAGGCGCGCATTGAGAAAGTACAGCCCATGGAAATTGCTGAGAAGTACACCTATACCTACTTCCGGGATATGGATGCTCTGAATGTACTCCGGCCTGATATTGCACCTCGAGCAACGGGACATATCCCCGAGCAGATAGCCATGGTGAAAAAGCTGATCGAGAACGGCCATGCATACGAAGTTAATGGAAACGTTTATTTTGATGTGTCTTCGGATAAAGAATATGGCAAGCTGAGCGGACGTAAAACAGAAGATGCAGAATCAGGAACCCGTGTTGAAACGGCTTCCGATAAAAAGAGTCCGGAAGATTTTGCTCTCTGGAAGAAAGCGGAAGATAAGCACATCATGAAGTGGGACTCACCATGGGGTGTTGGCTACCCAGGCTGGCATATTGAATGTTCGGCTATGAGTACAAAATATCTTGGGGAGAGTTTTGATATCCATGGCGGCGGACTCGAAAATCAGTTTCCACACCATGAATGTGAAATTGCCCAGGCCGAATGTGCACACGACAAAGATTTTGTGAAGTACTGGTTGCATAATAACATGGTAACGCTGGAAGGCCAGAAGATGGGGAAATCGCTTGGAAATGCGATTAACCTGCACGAGTTTTTTACGGGTGATCATAAACTGCTGACCCGAGCCTGGCCACCGGAAGTCATTCGATTCTTCCTGCTTCAAAGTCATTACCGAAGCACTACTGATTTCTCTGAAGAGGCTTTATCCGGAGCTGAATCCGGCTTGAAGAACCTTCACTCCATGATTCAGACTATCGAACAAACAGAGCCCGGTGATGGAAAAGAATTTGATCTGAAGAGCTTTAAAGAAGCATTTGAGTCATCGATGAATGATGATTTCAACTCGGCTCAGGCTATCGCCATTTTGTTTGAGAAGCTAAAGGAAATTCGAAAACGAATTAACGATTCAGACGTTCCTTCAAACCTGGATGAGATAAAAGTATTTCTGCACAGCGTAGTGGAAGAAGTGCTCGGAATTTGGCCGAAGGAGGAAGCCGGCGGAGACGAACAGTTAACCAGCGATTTAATTGAGCTGTTGATTGAGATCCGTAAGGATGCCAGAGCCAATAAGAATTTTGAGCTTTCAGATAAAATCCGGGACGACCTGAGTGAACTGGGTGTTCAGCTTATGGACGGCAAAGATGGTACTTCCTTCGAAATTGACAAATGA
- a CDS encoding MutS family DNA mismatch repair protein, protein MSRKKQIQRLQRFCEHIAQKTERLEEYSHRYSWVRGVAFFAILAFGYFTSGAINDYLYVLGLLVGIVGFLYLADRHQKVHKAIEKLGYLKEVKQQHIARLQLAWNEIPKRRYDKDLKDHPFANDLDIVGNYSLHHLVDTSLYEGGSQKLLSWLMNEFPVEEEIMQRQELVQDLIPLQAFRDKLSVIGRYTQSHTSQKDWTEEQMLAWLRQPERTGYKLPLLILSGLSVSTLTMAVLAWIGVLPVIAPLASLVLYLSYYKLKSDKIAGLFDAAYQMEKMLGRFRELLLHVEEFKVSNKESLAQLLKVFQSAETKPSVYLRKVEKLTGAASLQANQVVWPLVNLILPWDMYYSMKMEKLKKEFEPRLTEWLNTFYELEALNSMANFGALHREYSFPELTNDSEILFEAKELGHPLIPANQKVTNNFKVEEGKDLFLITGSNMAGKSTFLRTVGINLCLAFAGAPVNAVELKTNLFRVFTSINVKDSLEGGLSHFYAEVRRLRTLLDKLGDEEELPLFYFVDEIFKGTNNRERFQGSTAFLKEIAGKHGIGMVSTHDLELASLEKEIPELSNWHFAETIEDGRMSFEYKIKEGPCPTTNALKIMKMEGLPVK, encoded by the coding sequence ATGAGCAGAAAAAAACAAATACAAAGACTACAGCGATTCTGTGAGCATATTGCCCAAAAAACAGAACGGTTGGAAGAATACAGTCACCGTTACTCGTGGGTTAGGGGAGTCGCATTTTTTGCGATTTTGGCTTTTGGTTATTTCACATCCGGAGCCATAAATGATTATTTATATGTATTGGGTCTTTTGGTGGGAATTGTTGGGTTTTTGTATCTGGCCGACCGACATCAGAAAGTGCATAAAGCCATAGAGAAGTTGGGATATCTCAAAGAAGTCAAGCAACAACATATTGCCCGGTTGCAGCTGGCCTGGAACGAAATCCCCAAAAGAAGATATGATAAGGATCTGAAAGATCATCCTTTTGCCAACGACCTTGATATAGTGGGGAATTACTCCCTGCATCATTTGGTAGATACATCTTTATATGAGGGAGGTTCACAGAAACTACTAAGCTGGTTGATGAATGAATTTCCTGTTGAAGAAGAGATCATGCAGCGGCAAGAATTGGTTCAGGACCTCATTCCGTTGCAAGCCTTCAGGGATAAACTTTCTGTGATTGGCCGATATACGCAAAGTCACACGTCACAGAAAGACTGGACGGAAGAACAAATGCTTGCCTGGCTCAGGCAGCCGGAGCGAACCGGATACAAACTGCCTTTGCTGATACTTTCGGGATTATCGGTTTCCACGCTTACGATGGCGGTTTTAGCATGGATAGGAGTGCTCCCGGTGATCGCACCACTGGCTTCATTGGTGCTATATCTGAGTTACTACAAACTCAAGAGTGATAAGATAGCCGGACTGTTTGATGCTGCTTACCAAATGGAAAAAATGCTGGGTCGTTTCCGGGAGTTGTTGTTGCATGTGGAGGAGTTCAAGGTTTCAAATAAAGAAAGTTTGGCTCAACTTTTGAAGGTTTTTCAATCTGCAGAAACCAAGCCCTCGGTTTACCTGAGAAAAGTAGAAAAGCTAACCGGAGCGGCCTCTCTTCAGGCCAATCAGGTGGTGTGGCCGCTGGTGAATTTGATCCTTCCCTGGGATATGTACTATTCCATGAAAATGGAAAAACTGAAAAAGGAGTTTGAACCTCGTCTTACAGAGTGGCTGAATACTTTTTATGAACTGGAAGCGCTCAACTCAATGGCTAACTTTGGGGCTTTACACCGGGAGTACAGCTTTCCCGAGCTGACAAACGATTCTGAGATACTGTTTGAGGCTAAAGAGTTAGGGCATCCGCTGATTCCGGCCAACCAAAAAGTGACTAATAATTTTAAAGTGGAAGAGGGGAAGGATTTGTTTTTGATTACCGGCTCCAACATGGCGGGTAAAAGTACTTTCCTCAGAACGGTTGGCATTAATTTATGCCTCGCTTTTGCCGGAGCCCCTGTTAATGCAGTTGAACTGAAGACTAATCTGTTTCGTGTATTCACCAGTATTAATGTTAAGGATTCACTGGAAGGGGGGTTATCTCATTTCTATGCTGAGGTAAGACGTCTTCGAACGCTGCTTGATAAGCTCGGGGATGAGGAAGAGCTTCCGCTGTTCTATTTTGTAGATGAAATTTTTAAGGGTACAAACAACAGAGAGCGATTTCAGGGGAGTACAGCTTTTCTTAAAGAAATTGCCGGCAAACATGGAATCGGGATGGTTTCTACTCACGATCTGGAATTAGCATCTCTGGAAAAAGAAATTCCGGAACTAAGTAACTGGCATTTCGCTGAAACCATTGAAGACGGGAGAATGAGCTTTGAGTATAAAATAAAAGAGGGACCTTGCCCCACTACAAATGCCCTCAAGATTATGAAGATGGAAGGTCTTCCTGTTAAATAA
- the yidD gene encoding membrane protein insertion efficiency factor YidD yields the protein MNWLSNIFSLLIVSLVKFYQAAISPWLGKSCRYSPTCSRYMIEAVEEWGPLKGFWMGIKRIGRCHPWGGDGYDPVPKKNTE from the coding sequence ATGAACTGGCTGAGCAACATATTCAGCCTGCTGATTGTCAGCTTAGTAAAGTTTTATCAGGCAGCTATATCACCCTGGTTGGGAAAAAGCTGTCGATACTCCCCCACTTGTTCCCGTTACATGATTGAAGCGGTTGAAGAATGGGGACCTTTAAAAGGATTTTGGATGGGCATTAAACGAATAGGGCGATGCCATCCCTGGGGCGGCGATGGATACGATCCTGTTCCTAAAAAGAATACAGAATAA
- a CDS encoding acyltransferase, producing MNYFAHETAVIDDGAVIGKGTKIWHFTHVMPDAELGENCNLGQNVVVSPKVKLGRNVKVQNNVSIYTGVICEDDVFLGPSMVFTNIVNPRSAVVRRDEYVETQVRKGASIGANATVICGNELGKYCLIGAGAVITKPVPPYALMVGNPAKQIGWVSEYGHRLHFGDDGRATCPESGDQYRMHGGEVTKGED from the coding sequence ATGAATTATTTCGCACACGAAACAGCTGTTATTGATGATGGTGCTGTCATCGGAAAGGGAACCAAAATATGGCACTTTACCCACGTAATGCCAGATGCCGAACTTGGAGAAAATTGCAACCTGGGACAAAATGTGGTCGTTTCACCAAAAGTAAAACTTGGCCGTAATGTAAAGGTTCAGAACAATGTATCCATTTACACCGGTGTGATCTGCGAAGATGATGTCTTCCTTGGCCCCTCCATGGTGTTCACGAATATCGTTAATCCCAGAAGTGCTGTCGTCCGTCGAGATGAGTATGTGGAAACGCAGGTGAGAAAAGGTGCTTCCATCGGGGCCAATGCTACCGTTATCTGCGGAAATGAACTGGGCAAGTATTGCCTAATTGGAGCCGGGGCTGTAATCACCAAACCAGTTCCTCCCTATGCGTTAATGGTTGGAAATCCCGCCAAACAAATTGGATGGGTCAGCGAATACGGGCACCGTCTGCACTTTGGAGATGATGGCAGAGCCACCTGTCCGGAGTCGGGAGATCAGTACCGGATGCATGGCGGGGAAGTAACAAAAGGCGAAGATTAG
- a CDS encoding TIGR02206 family membrane protein, with amino-acid sequence MNTFFDTTYLFSSYSAEHFTVLLLFLGFCIWFIPFMRTRSREAQRKVLLVMAMMMSLSQLMKIPLNMYTGTFDVTNDIPLHMCNFLPFVLVWVYMKSDRNTWSVLFFWVVLGVSQANLTPSVQFSLFHYDAIRYWMVHLLLVLVALYPAIEWGWDLKLSDVGRSVVALNFVALVIGGINLLLGSNYLYVMGKPPGTTFFSILPEWPVYLIYLELIFVAWSLMVYGLFRWIKSGYRVVESTQKLN; translated from the coding sequence TTGAATACCTTTTTTGACACAACCTACCTGTTTTCGTCCTACTCGGCAGAGCATTTTACAGTGCTCCTGCTGTTTTTGGGATTTTGCATCTGGTTTATCCCATTCATGAGAACCCGAAGCCGGGAAGCCCAGCGGAAGGTGCTTTTGGTTATGGCCATGATGATGTCCCTCTCTCAGCTTATGAAGATTCCCCTGAATATGTACACCGGAACCTTTGATGTTACCAACGACATCCCTCTGCATATGTGCAATTTCCTTCCCTTTGTACTTGTGTGGGTGTATATGAAGAGTGACAGGAATACCTGGTCTGTGTTATTCTTCTGGGTGGTATTAGGGGTGTCTCAGGCAAATCTGACGCCCTCCGTTCAATTCTCTCTATTTCATTACGATGCCATTCGTTACTGGATGGTGCATCTCTTGTTAGTGCTTGTGGCACTGTATCCGGCTATTGAGTGGGGTTGGGACCTGAAGTTAAGTGATGTGGGGCGATCTGTGGTAGCACTCAATTTTGTGGCTTTAGTGATTGGAGGAATTAATCTCCTGCTGGGCAGCAACTACCTGTATGTTATGGGCAAGCCCCCGGGAACCACCTTCTTCAGCATCTTACCCGAGTGGCCGGTGTACCTGATTTACCTTGAGCTCATCTTCGTAGCCTGGTCGCTGATGGTATATGGGCTTTTCCGGTGGATAAAGAGTGGATATAGAGTAGTTGAATCAACACAAAAGCTTAACTAA
- the folE gene encoding GTP cyclohydrolase I FolE: MKTLDLDKITAEEIGEDHISNGVNTPLRDDAFEKTDEEKIEIIQEHFAEIMHALGLDLTDDSLKGTPYRVAKMYVKEIFEGLNPKNKPVARQFNNNYDYQGMLVEKNIQVTSFCEHHFLPFIGKAHVGYISSGKKVIGLSKINRIVDYYSRRPQVQERLTLQIADELQEALETDDVAVFIDSKHLCVSTRGIKDQSSSTITAEYRGAFQNEDTQQKFIDYITTTTEIQ; this comes from the coding sequence TTGAAAACATTGGATTTAGATAAAATCACTGCCGAAGAGATCGGCGAAGACCACATCAGCAACGGAGTTAACACTCCCCTGCGTGATGATGCTTTTGAAAAAACCGACGAAGAGAAAATTGAAATTATTCAGGAGCATTTCGCAGAAATAATGCATGCTTTGGGGCTCGACTTAACCGACGACAGCCTGAAAGGCACCCCATACCGTGTGGCAAAGATGTATGTGAAAGAAATTTTTGAGGGATTGAATCCCAAGAATAAGCCGGTAGCCCGTCAGTTTAATAACAACTACGACTATCAGGGCATGCTTGTGGAAAAAAATATTCAGGTGACTTCTTTTTGTGAGCACCACTTTCTTCCCTTCATCGGGAAAGCCCATGTTGGATATATTTCTTCCGGCAAAAAAGTGATCGGACTTTCAAAAATCAACCGAATTGTAGATTACTACTCCCGCCGACCTCAGGTTCAGGAGCGACTCACCCTACAAATTGCCGATGAGCTGCAGGAAGCGTTAGAAACTGACGATGTAGCTGTTTTTATAGACAGCAAGCACCTGTGCGTTTCAACCCGAGGCATTAAAGACCAGAGCAGCAGTACCATTACGGCTGAATATCGCGGAGCCTTCCAAAACGAAGACACCCAACAGAAATTCATCGATTACATTACAACCACCACCGAGATCCAATAA
- a CDS encoding DUF6265 family protein yields MKKLLLFLVLSLGTSTSLMSQSLQDLNWITGYWTGNTQGVDMEELWTPVSGNMILGVHRDVFGENSAYEFLRITIKKDGSIVYLASPSGKEPTEFTLSELTSNKAVFENLSHDFPQRIIYSRSGDQLTARIEDENGEKGMQWTWTKTDLE; encoded by the coding sequence ATGAAAAAACTGCTTCTTTTTCTCGTCCTCTCCCTGGGAACTTCCACCTCCCTTATGAGCCAGAGTTTACAAGACCTGAACTGGATCACCGGCTATTGGACCGGTAATACACAGGGTGTTGATATGGAAGAACTTTGGACTCCGGTATCCGGAAATATGATTCTGGGTGTACACCGTGATGTATTTGGAGAGAATTCCGCTTATGAGTTCCTCCGCATAACCATCAAAAAAGACGGGTCCATAGTGTACCTGGCTTCCCCATCCGGAAAAGAACCCACCGAATTTACTCTGTCGGAATTGACTTCAAATAAAGCCGTTTTTGAAAACCTCAGCCACGACTTCCCCCAGCGAATTATTTACAGCCGTTCCGGCGACCAACTTACGGCCCGGATTGAAGATGAAAATGGTGAGAAAGGAATGCAGTGGACCTGGACTAAAACAGACCTGGAGTAG
- a CDS encoding helix-turn-helix domain-containing protein gives MPDGSRIRQPQCFVFGQLTRKLEIEPSGDSGMFAVRFKPEGLQPISKLAAKEFQDSAVPLAEILGEEGMALESKILKASSIELRIDIIEQFLTDKFESFTVADSIVKETVSTIIESRGRQKINELPIDTVVSRRTLERRFAESVGINLKQLSKIIRLKTAVQKMINREYETLTELACDNGYYDQAHFIKEFKTYTGLTPRDFFEPTFSFTHLFYESD, from the coding sequence GTGCCGGATGGCAGCAGAATAAGGCAGCCTCAATGTTTTGTATTCGGCCAGCTAACCCGGAAACTTGAAATTGAGCCGTCCGGTGATTCCGGTATGTTTGCCGTCCGATTCAAACCCGAAGGGTTACAGCCGATATCAAAATTAGCGGCTAAAGAATTTCAGGATTCGGCCGTTCCGCTGGCTGAGATATTGGGGGAGGAAGGGATGGCTCTAGAATCCAAAATCCTGAAGGCTTCATCGATCGAACTGCGGATAGACATTATCGAACAATTTCTGACCGATAAGTTTGAATCTTTCACTGTCGCAGATTCTATTGTAAAAGAAACCGTGAGTACCATTATCGAAAGCCGGGGCAGACAAAAAATAAATGAACTACCGATCGACACTGTGGTGAGCAGGCGCACCCTGGAACGCAGGTTTGCAGAATCGGTTGGCATTAATCTGAAGCAGCTATCAAAAATTATCAGGTTAAAAACGGCTGTCCAAAAAATGATTAATAGAGAATACGAAACCCTGACAGAGCTTGCCTGTGATAATGGGTACTATGATCAGGCCCATTTTATCAAAGAATTTAAAACGTACACCGGCCTCACACCCAGAGATTTCTTTGAGCCTACATTCAGTTTTACCCATCTTTTTTACGAGAGTGATTGA
- a CDS encoding DUF3179 domain-containing protein: MLRQLFPIIFVFGVFFGACNQVSTDSESNTETPDDPDSEWLIPSDEIVDGGPGKDGIPSVDDPQFAPVSEINYIQDDRLVIGLKVGNEVKAYPHQILDWHEIINDEIGDTYFSVTYCPLTGTGIVLDRMIEGEVTEFGVSGLLFRNNLIAYDRKTDTHYSQMQIRGVKGPLKGETINSSFSTVQTTWKTWKAIYPESKVVTKETGFGRFYNGYAYGESYLTDEDYILFPVKHENDRLPGKTVVHAFLPEDVTGNPGDELEVRVFAKDEMSEEISVINEDYAGNHIVAAGSRDHNFVVTFRRELADGTILNFEPVQDQLPVIMTDSEGNQWNIFGEAVSGPREGETLAPTKSYDGYWFAIADMFPNACVYPSTGCKGYVDR, from the coding sequence ATGCTCAGACAGCTATTCCCTATAATTTTTGTATTTGGAGTATTTTTCGGTGCGTGCAATCAGGTCAGTACGGATTCTGAATCCAACACTGAAACCCCGGATGATCCCGATTCGGAATGGCTCATCCCCTCCGATGAAATAGTTGATGGCGGCCCGGGAAAAGACGGAATTCCCTCCGTTGATGACCCACAGTTTGCACCCGTAAGTGAGATCAATTACATACAGGACGATCGGTTAGTTATAGGATTAAAAGTAGGCAATGAAGTCAAAGCTTATCCTCACCAGATTTTAGACTGGCATGAAATTATTAATGATGAAATCGGAGACACCTACTTCTCCGTTACCTATTGTCCCCTTACGGGAACCGGGATCGTACTGGATCGGATGATTGAAGGTGAGGTTACAGAGTTTGGCGTTTCAGGGTTATTGTTCAGAAACAACCTGATTGCCTACGACCGAAAAACAGACACGCACTATTCTCAAATGCAGATCCGGGGAGTAAAAGGCCCACTGAAAGGTGAAACCATAAACTCTTCCTTTTCTACCGTCCAAACTACATGGAAGACCTGGAAAGCCATCTATCCGGAATCAAAAGTAGTTACCAAAGAAACCGGGTTTGGAAGATTCTATAACGGCTATGCCTACGGGGAAAGTTATTTAACCGATGAAGACTATATCCTTTTCCCTGTAAAGCATGAAAATGACCGGCTGCCCGGAAAAACGGTGGTTCACGCCTTTCTGCCAGAAGATGTAACCGGAAACCCCGGTGATGAACTGGAGGTGAGGGTTTTTGCGAAGGATGAAATGTCAGAAGAGATCAGTGTCATCAATGAAGACTATGCCGGCAATCATATTGTGGCCGCTGGAAGCCGGGATCATAACTTTGTCGTCACTTTCAGACGAGAATTAGCCGACGGTACTATTTTGAATTTTGAACCTGTTCAGGATCAATTACCGGTTATCATGACTGATAGTGAAGGTAATCAATGGAATATATTTGGAGAGGCGGTAAGCGGTCCCAGAGAAGGCGAAACCTTAGCCCCGACAAAGTCTTACGATGGATATTGGTTCGCCATAGCCGATATGTTTCCCAATGCATGTGTGTACCCAAGTACCGGTTGTAAGGGGTATGTGGATAGATAG
- a CDS encoding thioredoxin fold domain-containing protein, with protein MAPVNNLYRLIAVIVLLYVGAYPVYGQQSQPANMQWYDFEEASRLSIEYEKDLFLFMEADWCGICKRMHHEVFTDSTIQSLLSTYFYPVRIDIESKEKLTFNGQRMTSKAFSKKMKMNATPTAIFLQPDHIVIGSKPGFMDVIELSVLLKYIQSDAWERTSLGEYRDSISVNQ; from the coding sequence ATGGCACCGGTGAATAATTTATACAGGCTCATTGCAGTAATTGTGCTTCTATACGTTGGAGCCTATCCGGTATATGGGCAACAAAGTCAGCCTGCAAACATGCAGTGGTACGATTTTGAAGAAGCGAGTCGATTATCCATTGAATACGAGAAAGACCTCTTCCTGTTTATGGAAGCGGATTGGTGTGGGATCTGCAAGAGAATGCACCATGAGGTTTTTACCGACTCAACAATTCAGTCTTTGTTGAGCACCTACTTTTACCCTGTTCGCATCGATATCGAGTCAAAAGAAAAACTCACGTTTAACGGGCAAAGGATGACTTCCAAAGCGTTCAGCAAAAAGATGAAAATGAATGCTACACCCACAGCTATTTTCCTGCAACCGGATCATATCGTAATCGGGAGTAAACCCGGGTTCATGGATGTAATTGAGTTATCGGTATTGCTGAAGTATATCCAATCAGATGCATGGGAGCGAACATCCCTTGGAGAGTACCGGGATTCAATTTCAGTGAACCAGTAA